GTCGCCGCGGACCGGCTCAGAAGTCGCGCCAGCGATCGAACCAGGCGGCCGCGGTCGCGTCGGCGACGCCGGCCACGGCCGCGAGCCCGTGGAACGCCTCGCCGATCTCCTCGCGATCGATCGTGTCGAGCCCGTGCTTGCCGTCGAGCGCGTTGAAGGTGGTGATCAGCGCGCGCAGGATCGGCTCGGCGGCGCCGGCGCCGACGCCGTCACCGAGCGCGGCCCGGGCCTTGCGCCACGCCGCGCACGCCTGCTTGCCGACCGCGGGCGACCGGTCGATCCAGTCGCGGAACGGGTTGTCGAGGTTGGCGGCGAGCCACGCGTCGGTCTTGGCGCCGCGCAGCTCGACGGTGGCGACCCCGGCCAGGCACGCCCGCCAGCGCGCGGCGTCGGGCTTGCGGTAGCCGTCGACGCTGGCGTAGGCCAGCGCCGGCCAGGCCTGGGCCGCGACCGGCACCCGCGCGGCGTCGACGCCGTAGCAGTGGACCAGTTCGAGCCGCCGCAGCCCGGGCAGCCCGGCCAGCGCCTCGATGTCCGGGATCCGGACCGCCGTGCCGTGCAGGTACAGCCCGGCCAGGCCCGGGTGCGCGACCAGCGGCGCGACCTCGATCGTCGCGGCGTTGACCAGCCGGAGCGACCGCAGCGCCGGCAACCCGCGCACCGGCAGGCGCGGCTGGCCGTCGGGCCCGGGCCCGATCGTCACGTCGAGCGCGACGCCGTCGCCGGGCTGGACCACCGTGAGCAGGCGGGCGTCGCCCGACACCGACAGCGCGCGGATCGCGCGCGGCAGCGTCAGCGTCAGCGGCGCCGCGACGTCGACGCTGACCTCGGTCAGGTTGGTGCCGCGCAGATCGATCGCGGCGCGGCCGTGGCGCGACCACGACAGCTCGCCGATCATCGGCCGCCCGCGCACGTAGTCGAGCACTCGGGCGTCGGCGCCGGCATAGCCCAGCTTGGTGAGGCGCGGCAACCGGTCGAGCTCGGCCCAGCGCACCGGCGCGTCGCCGTCGACGAGGTAGAGGTCCGAGCACCCGACGCGGACCACCCGCCGGCTCGAGCCGAGGTCGAGCTCGAGGTCGGTGCCCGGCCCCATGGGCGCGGCCTTGTAGGCGCGGCGGGCCGCCTCGGGCAGCGCGTCCCAGCGCGCCTGCAGCCGGATCTGCAGCCCGAAGCTGCTCCACCCGCCGTACGAGTTGCACGCGCCGAGGTCGGCGACCGGCCGGACGCCGACGGCGTGAAACGATGGCGGTGGCGGGGTGGCCTCGACGTGGTGCCAGTCGAGGGCGCCCTTCCAGTTGTGGTGATCGATGCGCAGGTACGGCACGTCGCGCAGGTCGTCGAGGGTCGGCGCCGCGTCGCCGATCCAGCGGAGCCCGGCCACGCACGGCCGACCGTCGGCGGCGCCGACGACGTGACACGCGGTCCAGCGGCCGTCGTCGAGCGGGATCGCGAGCACGGTCCCGATCGCGACCGAAGGTGGCGGTGGCGTCTTGGGCTTGGCCCGCGCCTTGGGCTTGGCCTTCGCCGGCGCCGGTGGCGCCTTGGGCTTCGTCGGCGCCTTCGCCGACGACGGCGTCTTGGGCCTGGCCTTCGCCGGCGTCATGCCCGCGGCCTTCGTCGGCGCGTTGGGCCGCGGGGTGACGGCGGGCGTCGAGATCACCGTGCGCTTCGCGGTCGGACGGGCGGGCTTGCGGGGCGGCATGGCGACTCCACCGTTCGACCAGCACCGGTCGCGGCGCCGAGCGTATCCGAGGACAGGCGCGGCGGGACCACGATCCTCGGCATGAGCGCGCCGATCTCGAGAAGGCCGGCCGGGAGGCCGTGCCGTGGCACAAACGCCGAAGGACCCGACAGCTCGCGCTGCGGGTCCTTCCATCGCGTCCATTGTCAGGCCCCGCTGAACGGGGTGAGGCACCAGGGACGACTGGCGGAGCGGACGGGACTCGAACCCGCGGCCTCCGGCGTGACAGGCCGGCGTTATAACCGACTTAACTACCGCTCCAGAAATCTCAGCTAGTTTTCAAGTGGCTCGTAGGCGGAGCAGGGTTCGAACCTGCGACCACTGCCGTGTAAAGGCAATGCTCTTCCGCTGAGCTATCCGCCCGCGTGTCAGCGCGAGGTTGGAGGTTTCTAGACGACCGCCGCGTCGGTGTCAAGGCCGGCGCGCATGATCGCGCGATCGTCGCGATCGACCCGTGCGACCGAGGGTGGCCGCGGGGAGCGGCACCGCCGCGATGCCGCGCCGGCGCTCACAACGCCGCGCGGGTGCCGACCGAGGCCGGCGGGCTGACGGTCGCGCCGGTGATCGTCGGCGTCGCGGTATCACGGGTGTTGATCCGGATGCGCCCGGCCGCGCCGCCGCCGCCGCCGGTGCCGTCGCCGCCGCCCAGGCCGGAGCTCGGCGCCAGCAGCGGGTTGACGGTGGTGGTGGCCACGCCCCCGAACCCGCCGCGACCATTGTTGCTGCCGATGCCGTCGCCGACGCCGCCGGCCGCGCGCGTGGCGTCGTTGCGGCCGAACTCGCCGTCGTTGGCGAGGTGGCCGGCGCCGCCGCCGCCGCCGTTGGCGGTGATCGCCGCCGCCGCGCCGAGCGTGACCGTGGGCGCTTCGAGGATCAGCCCGCCGCCGGCGCCGCCGCCGCCGCCGCCCCACGCGGTCGAGAAGCCGGCGCCGCCGACCCCGCCGGCGAACACCTCGGCGCCGGTGCCCTCGACCGTGATCGACACCAGCGAGGTGAGCTGCAGGCCGCCGCCGCCGCCGCCGCCGAGCGCGCCGCCGGAGCCGTTCATCGCGCCGCGACCGCCGCCGCCACCGCCGACCAGCGGCACCAGCTCGGCCCCGCTGCACGAGGTGATCGCGGCGGCGCCGCCGCCGGCCTGCACCGACGCCCCACCGTTGCCGCCGGGCGTCGACATGCCGCCGCCGGCGCCGCCAGTCTCCCACGCGGTCGTCGAGTAGTTGCCCGCGCCGCCGGGCGCGCAGCCGCCGGCCGCGGTGGTGGGCGTGCCGCCGGCGCCGCCGCCGGGCCCAGGGCAGGAGGTGCAGACGACGCCGGCGTCGGTCTGGCCGCCGCTGGCGTCGACCCATCCGTGGATCGCGATCGGCCCCGACGCGATCACCGCGGCGGCGCGCCCACCGCGGAACCCGATCCAGGCGTTGCCGTCAGGCACCGACAGCGCCTTGACGCCCCACACCCCGAGCTCGACGCTGGTGCCGGTCTGGGTCTGGGTCGCGAACGTGATGCCGGCGTCCGGCGCGGTCCCGGCCGCGCGGATCGGCTGCGGATCGTTGCCGCTGTGGTCGTAGCTGACGATGCTGCCGTCGTCGGTGTTGAACACGTACTGCCGGCCGCTGGTCACGATCAGCTCGGCGGTCGCGGCGGTGGCGGCGCTGGTCGGCACGCCGTTGGACGGCTGGAACACCAAGCAGTGGGCGCCGCCGGTGGTGCCGCAGCCCGCCGGGCAGGTCTCGGTGGTGGGGCCGCCGCCGCCGCAGGACGTCAGGACGTCGCCGGTGCAGTCGGGCGTGCAGGTCGCGGCGTCGGGGCCGAGCGGCGCGTCGGGATCGACCGCGGCGTCGGGATCGACGGCCGCGTCGGGATCGACCGCGGCGTCGATCTGGACGACGTCATCACCGCCGCCTTGCGCCGAGAACGAACAGGCCGCGACGGTGGCGGCGAGCGAGGGCCAGAGCAGACGCATCCAGCGACGCTATCACACACGATCGCGAGCGCGGATCAGCGTCGTCGTGGTCGGGCCGCTCGCGTCGGCCGCTTGCGCGCCGGGGCGCGGCGGCGCGCGGGCGGCGGCGGCGCGGGCGGGCGGGCGTCGAGCTTGTCGAGGCGTTCGCGCAAGGTCGCGGTCGTCGCCCGCAGCGCGGTGACGTCGTCGCGCAGCCGGGTCAACTCCTCGGTGGCGCCGGCGCCGTCGGCCAGGTCGCGCACGATCTCCTTGCCGCGCCGGCGCAGGCGTCCATCGAGCTCGCGCGCGATCATCCGCTCGATCGCGGGGACGGCGGTGCGATCGCCCCAGGTCAGCAGCGCCTCGAGCGCCGCGGCCTGGACCCGGAAGTCGCGATCGAGCAGCAGCTCCTCGACGTGCTCGCGCGCGCGCACCGCGTCGCGGTCGCGGCGGCCCCGGCACAAGGACGCCAGCGCGGTCAGCGCGGCCCGGCGGCCGCCCGACGGCGTGCCCCAGCGGGTGCCGGCCACGAGCACGTCGAGCGCGCCGTCGTCGCGGGCCTCGGCCAGGCCGCGGTAGGCGTGCTGGCGGATGACGTCGGTGAACGACGGCCGGGTCGCGGCCTGCCGCAACAGCGTCGGCGCCTGCGGGGCCCGGGCCTTGCCGAGCGCCAGGCACGCCTCGGCCTCGACGAAGTAGCTGGCGTCGCCGCGCTCGACCAGATCGGCCAGGACCGCGGCCACCTTGGTGTCGCGCCGGAACTCGCCGAGCGCGCGCACGATCGCGCGCCGGGCCCGCGGGTGGGCCTCGGTGATCGTCGCGCGCACCAGCGCGTCGCGCGCGCCGTCGTTGCCGATCGCCGCCAGCGCCGCGGCCGCGGCCCCGCGCACCGCCCAGAAGTCGTCGTCGGCCAGCGCCCGCACCAGCGCGGCCTGGGCCAGCGGCCCGGCGATCCGCCCCAGGGCCCGGGCGGCGTGGCGGCGATCGCTCGCCAGCGCGGCGCCGGTCAGCTCGGCGATCCACAGGCGCGGGCTCTTGTCGGTCTCGACCGCGGCCAGGAGCGTCCGGCCGGGATCGAAGACGCACCGGGTCGGCTCGGTCGCCGCCGGGAAGAACCAGGTGTGGGCCCGCGCGTCGATGACGATCGCGTGCTCGTGCACGACGCCGTCGACCTCGAGCGCGACCTTGGCCGGCAGCCGGAACAGCGGCGTCGCGCCCTCGACCTTGTGGACCTGCTCGATCTTGACCGCGGCGAGCTTGGCCTCGGCGTCCCAGCTGATCGCGACCTTGAGCTCGGGGTGGCCGGCGCCGTCGATGACCCACTGGCTGAAGAACCAGTCGAGCACGCGGCCGGTGGCGTCCTCGATCGCGCGCGCGAGGTCGCGCGTCTCGACCGCGCCGTGGCGGTGCTTGCCCAGGTAGTGCCGCAGGCTCTTCCACAGGTCGTCGTCGCCCAGCTCCTGCCGCAGCATGTGCAGGACCCGCCCGCCCTTCTCGTACAGGTGGTGATCGAAGATGTCGATCGGCTCGTCGTAGAGCTTGGTCGCGACCGTGCGCCGGTAGCGACCGCCGTCCTCGCCGAAGTACATCTCGGCCCACTCGTCGAGCTCGAGGTCGGCGGCGTCGCGGCCCTCGTGGTGCTCGCGCCACAGGTACTCGGCGTAGGTCGCGAAGCCCTCGTTGAGCCAGCCCTCGCCCCACTCGCGGCACGTCACCAGGTCGCCGAACCACTGGTGGGCGAGCTCGTGCGCGACCAGCGCGTCGATGTCGTAGTCGAGCGCGGCCCGCTCGTCCATCAGGATGACGTCGGTCAGCGTGGTCGCGCTGGTGTTCTCCATGCCGCCGAAGATGAAGTCGGCGGCGAACACCTGGGCGTAGCGCGGGTACGGGTAGTCGACGCCGAACGTGCGCGAGAACAGCTCGAGCATCGCCGGCGTGCGCGCGAGCGTGCGCTGGGCCTCGGCCTCGCGGCCGCGCACGACGTGGTAGGTGACCGGCACGTCGCGCCACCGCGCCTCGATCGTCGCCAGGTCGCCGGCGACCAGCGTCACCAGGTAGCAGGCGTGCGGGACGTCGAGCCGCCAGTGCAGCGTGCGCTGCCCGCCGGCGCGGCGATCGTCGGCGAGCACGCCGTTGGACAGCGCGGTCCAGGCCGCGGGCACGGTCGCGATCACCTCGCTCGTGGCCTTCTCGTGCGGCGCGTCGACGCACGGGAACCAATGGCGCGAGTCCTCGTCCTGGCCCTGGGTCCAGGCCATGGCCGGCTTGTCGGGGTAGCCGGGATCGGGCGCGGTGAAGTACAGGCCGCGGCGGGGCTGGGCCCGGTAGTCGACCTCGATCGCCAGGCGGGCGCCGCCGGCGCGCCGGGCCACGGCGATCCGCAGCGCGCGGCCGTCGTTGGTGAAGGTGGCGCCGGCGCCGTCGACCCGGACCGCGGCGACCTCGAGCTCGACCGCGTCGAGGCGGACCTCGGTGATGGCCGCGGCGATGACGGTCGCGGTGATCGTGGCGGTGCCGGCGATCGTCCGCGCCGCGGGGTCGAGCGTCACCTCGAGGCGGTAGTGCTCGACGTCGATCGGACGGTCGGGCGCGAACCGAGGGCGGGTGCCGGGCAGCGCGAACTCACGGCTCATCGTCAGCGACGGTCGCACGGGCCGCCGCTCCCGACAAGGCGCGGGCGTCAGGCGGCGCGGGCCGGCGCCGCGGCGACGGCGCCGAAGGTGATCGCGCCGTGGCTGTAGGTCGGGGCCAGGCCCGGCGCCAGCGGGTGGCGGACCATCTCCGACGACGCGAAGTGCTGCGGGAACTCCGGGCGCTCGGGGCAGGGATCGGCCAGGGTCTTCTCGAGCACCATCGACGTGTACTGATCGAGCGACGCCTCGCGGGTGTTGCCGTTGAGGATCACCTCGACGCCGCGATCGCGGGCGTAGGCGCGCACCCCGGCGATGCGGCTGGCCTCGGGGGCGTAGGCGTCGACGCACACGCCGTTCTCGCTGATCGTCCACAGCCCGCGGTCGGTGACGACGACCGGCGTGTGGTTGCCGGCGGTGTGGCCGGGCGTGCGCACCAGCGCGAAGCCGGCGCCGAGCGCGTAGTCGCCGTCGAGCGCGACGATCTTGGCCGGATCGATCGCGCGCAGCCCGTCGGCGACGTACCAGTCGCGCTGGAGCGGGTGGGCGCAGGCGTGGGTGGCCAGCTCGGCGCCCTGGGCCAGCAGGCGAGCGTTGGGCAAGAGCGCCGGCGTCGGCGCGGCCGCGCCGGGCTCGGGCGCGGTGGTGCCGAGCAGGCCCCGCAGATCCTGGACGTGGTGGTGATCGAAGGTGACGTAGTCGATGGCCGCGGGGTCGACGCCCCACCCGGCCAGCGCGGTCGCGACCGCGCCGTGGCGCTGGGTCATCACGCGCTGGGCCACGAACCGGCCGTAGCGCTCGAGCTGGCGCGCGAAGAACGGCGCGTGCAGCGACCGATCGGGGTCGCTCGGGTTGACGAGGATCGACACCACCCGCGCGCCGACCCGGACCTGCACCAGCTGGACCCGGTTGCGCATCATCACGTACGGCGCCGGCGAGGCCGCGGCCCCGGTCAGCGCGTACGCGGTCGGGTACGGGAACGTGATCAGGTCGGCCGTGCGCACGCACCGCGCCGGGCCGGCGGCGGCGAGGCGATCGCGCAGCCGGCGCGCGCCCGCGCGGACCGCGTCGAGGCGGACCCCGGGGTTGGCCTCGACCCAGGCGGGGTCGAGATCGGTCAGGCGGACGAGCTCGGGCGGCGCGGTCGACATCGCCCGACGCTACCGCACAACCGCCGGGCGCCCAGCGCCGTCAGCGCACGGCCGCCCGCGGCAGCTCGTAGAGCACCGGCAGGAACAGGCGACCCATCACGATCACCGCGCGGCCGTCGGGCGAGGGCCGCGGCTGGAACAAGATCTCGTCGCGGGACTGGTACACCTCGGTGGCGCCAGCCGGGCCCAGCGCGACCAGCGAGTAGCGCGTGGTGTTGGTGCTCCCGGTGAGGAGCAGGCCGCCGCGCGGATCGAACGCGAGCGCGCGCGGCGACAGGTCGGTCTCGACCCGGACCTCGGCGCCGGCGGTGAGATCGAGCTCGACCACGTCGCGGGTGCCGTCGGCGAGCAGCAGGCGCGCGCCGCCGGCGGTCAGGGCGACGTCGTCGATGCGGCCGGCCGGCCCCACGGTCGCGCCGACGGCGCCGTCGCCGGGCTCGACCCAGGCCAGCCGCCGCGCGGTCGCGTCGTCGCCGTCGCGCACCAGCAGGCACGGCGGCGCGCGGTCGTCGGTGCAGCGCACGGTGCGGAGGACGCCGGGCGGGACGCGCCAGCGCTCGCGGCCGTCGGCGATCGACACCGCGACCACCTCGCGGCCGGCGTCCCGGCGCAGCGCCGCGATCACCACGTCGCCGGCGCGGGTGGCCGAGATGATCTCGCCGTCGAGCCGGGCCGGCGTGGTCGCGACCGCGCCGGTGGGCCCGTGGCGCTCGATGCCGCCCGAGGCCCGGTTCCACACCAGGAACGTGCCGTCGTCCATCCACGCCAGCGCGGCGCCGACGGTGGCGGGGTCGAGATCGCGGGCGACGGTCGACGCCCCGGCCCGGTCGAGGACGCGGCTGCGGAAGGTGGCGCCCGAGTCGATGAACATCACGCGGTCACCGCCGACGACGATCTGCCCGAACCAGCCGCGCTCGATCCGGTAGACGAGCCGCGCCGGCGCCAGCGCCGCGCCGACGAGATCGGCGCGCCACAGGGTCGGGCGATCGACGGTGCCGATGGCGTAGAGCAGCGTGTCGTCGTCGGCCCAGGCCACGGCGGTCGCGCCCGGCAGCCACGCCGACCGCGCCACCACGCCGCGGGCGTCG
The sequence above is a segment of the Myxococcales bacterium genome. Coding sequences within it:
- a CDS encoding M1 family metallopeptidase, with the translated sequence MSREFALPGTRPRFAPDRPIDVEHYRLEVTLDPAARTIAGTATITATVIAAAITEVRLDAVELEVAAVRVDGAGATFTNDGRALRIAVARRAGGARLAIEVDYRAQPRRGLYFTAPDPGYPDKPAMAWTQGQDEDSRHWFPCVDAPHEKATSEVIATVPAAWTALSNGVLADDRRAGGQRTLHWRLDVPHACYLVTLVAGDLATIEARWRDVPVTYHVVRGREAEAQRTLARTPAMLELFSRTFGVDYPYPRYAQVFAADFIFGGMENTSATTLTDVILMDERAALDYDIDALVAHELAHQWFGDLVTCREWGEGWLNEGFATYAEYLWREHHEGRDAADLELDEWAEMYFGEDGGRYRRTVATKLYDEPIDIFDHHLYEKGGRVLHMLRQELGDDDLWKSLRHYLGKHRHGAVETRDLARAIEDATGRVLDWFFSQWVIDGAGHPELKVAISWDAEAKLAAVKIEQVHKVEGATPLFRLPAKVALEVDGVVHEHAIVIDARAHTWFFPAATEPTRCVFDPGRTLLAAVETDKSPRLWIAELTGAALASDRRHAARALGRIAGPLAQAALVRALADDDFWAVRGAAAAALAAIGNDGARDALVRATITEAHPRARRAIVRALGEFRRDTKVAAVLADLVERGDASYFVEAEACLALGKARAPQAPTLLRQAATRPSFTDVIRQHAYRGLAEARDDGALDVLVAGTRWGTPSGGRRAALTALASLCRGRRDRDAVRAREHVEELLLDRDFRVQAAALEALLTWGDRTAVPAIERMIARELDGRLRRRGKEIVRDLADGAGATEELTRLRDDVTALRATTATLRERLDKLDARPPAPPPPARRRAPARKRPTRAARPRRR